TACATGATTGCATgcatttgctccattgcattccCACCCACAAACCTCTTTGCGAtagtgaatggaatttgtccagcGTGACGTCACGAGGTGTCTCCATGGCTGGAATGTATAGTAGCTTACATAAAGGCTAAGTGTTGACCCCACTACTTGAATGGTTCAGCCAAATGCACTATGTGCGAgaagagcctcgaactggcagcatacatgaaaggaagaattacgtaactttacacataatgttatatgactggtttaattcccattcatgtatgctgccagtttgaggctcttcccgcacatagtgcataatgacggaaccatgcaagtaccaaatagatgccgtcagcctttcgccatttTGTGGGTTAAAGCTGGTAAATCGATATGGTTGTATTTCCCTTTATTGTCACAGGTGCGAATCCATGACTCGTCACGGTTATCACATGATTTCTTTTATACTTGAAGGTAATTATATTAACTTACCCACAAGATAGCCAATATTGACATCATACTGACAGCTTCTATTCATAACCTTACAAATATGTCACCTATCAAGCTGCATAGGGATGTAGTCAAAACCCAATGCATATGACATTGCAACAATGCAAAACTATATATTCAAGGCAGAAAAAGGCTAACCTAGTTGAAAGGCTTTGGTTACATAAGTCCATGGCTAACATCACCACGGTACAACAGAACAAAGTATCTCATTAATTATTTGCCCATTTATGTAAAAAGAAAATTTTTTGCTAATAACCAAATGCTCTTTTTCATTCCTACTTTCTTTTGTTTGCAAGAAATTTGTAGTGCTTTCAATGAGGCTTCTGTATGTCTGAAGAAACAACATATAGGGAATACATTGTCAACCGGTTCCAAGGCTCATAAGATTTGAGGGCATAACAAGAATATTAGTTCTTAGATTTTTGAGAACAATTATAGTGTTTCTACATGCAAAATGGGCAATATTGCAGTGCTCATAGATAATGAACAGCCACGGACGTGCATAACATGCACCAAAAACTCTCTAGCACTTAAATTACCTCCCCTCTACTACCTCCATGTCCGTTGGTTCAAATGCTGATACATTGCCCGTGTTAAACCCACTGTCCGAGTCTTCGTCCATAGTTACTGGCTTCTGTGATTGCCCAAAGGGCAAGCGAGGTGGTACTCTTTGATGGACATCCATGTAGTCTTTTCTATACTCGTCTACTGTATGTGAAGAATTGCGGCTGTCTGGTCTGCTATTATACAGTCTATGCTCATCAGTGGTTGCTTTTGAACCAGTCCGCCCGCAATCGGACTTTTCTGGGATGTCAGGCGTGTGCACTTTGCTTTCCTGTATGGCTGATATTATCAGCCTACTACTGCACattttgggttcaaaggtcaagcCTAAAGCATCCACTGGTTCTGGATTCATAGTTGAACTAAGCTTTTGTGATGCACAATTGTACAAGTCGGTTGACCACGTTTCCAAGGACGACTCGTACATTTTATCTTGCGCAGCGTGGTGGAAAGGAGAAGCGCAGGACTTGGAGCCAAAATCAGTTCTCATAATGCTAGACTGTCGTATAGGTGATTCCATGATGGACATTGAGATACTGGAATCATCTGGTAGCGATGCGCCGTTGAAGTTGGACTTGGTGTAGTCTGTTGGCTCGGATGCAGCTGTACCTGTAGGAGGACAAAGCAGACAATCAGACATCATCTTGTGTTAAccacctgagcactacctgccgatctaacattgcctctgattggtcaattacatgatattttcactttaatcaccaattagaatggagctttgcaaataattcagccCAAatattttgtgtggtgaaattattctaacaatgttgctgattgggccaattgataatgaaaacttctttttggccaatcagcaggtagttctcatgtggtTAATGTTATGTTAATGTTAAGctacaggcttcaacataaaactcccaagttttgagatattttttcaaaataccaagagctatcttaagaaccactgaaccaatactaggcttgtttgtactcattttaatgcatttttcacactgattccAATTCCATATATGgccataaaaatgtacaattctgaaatttatgaaaaaagtgaaacttgtcgtctgcagtcaacacccactTGCAGAGTGTTAATGAAAGATGAAGGATGAAATACCAGGTTTTATTCAtagtatattatatatatacaaaTGACAGCAAATTGTAGCACAGCATACAGCTAAATTACTTCAAAGACttttttagtggatgtagaatatttgatgtaacatatctacattatttaatctattcccattctatttcaagTTATGTTTAGGTTCTATCGAaggtttgatgacataaaattgataatgtaactttaaaaaaaaattgctacGGCAAGAGTTCCTGcgagtaagggctcatattgaaataccctaccacattttcacacagaaagaaggcaggattcccctcgctaagcgcgcgcctcaggaaagcttggtcataacACGGATGGAtaatatgcatcagtgatacaccctgcccaggattttaacaaaagaaggctagcacaggaaagctgcaggatggcgcacaccttcctgtgtaagggaatttcaatatgagccctaagctAATATATTTCCCAGGAATCTCATTCCCGTACAAAATCATATCCACTTACTTGACAGAGGAGTTGTGATGTTGGATTTTCCAATTGGTGACATACAGGGTGACACAAGTTCAGTCGGATCTGATGAGGATAATCTTGATGTGGGTGTCACATTGCTTGCTATTGGACTAGATGAAAACTGGCTCTGTATttgggtaaaaatatcaatacaaGGTCAACGTGTGTTTACTCTACACTGATTTCTAATGTTTTCTACATTCTAATGGCACACCCTTCCCCCATTTTTCTGCAAAATAAGCCAATATGTTGCTATATCGGACATTCAATTACCCGCAGGATCCCAGCTCTAGTACTCTGCTAACTTACAGCCAGTGAGATGATAATATTTGTTCAGCCAGTGAGATGATAACAGTTTATGTTGTGATTCAATATAAGGTGTATTGAAgacctatagatgagttgacttctgacgtcaatgcctggcagtatgcgcgagcagcatcacaatttccattttgttcagggctcgtgtttttaaaactcccgccacatcacaataaggctattgaacagtgtagtggttgcatggggttcattcaagcatattgatataccAGTTCCTTGCCTTTGTtcataaacattgaggtcacctcatctatagtctTCTCctttcaggcgagacaaaaatactaaaattggGAAATTGAAAAAATCTACCAAATGTCTAATCTGTGATTGTccatttataattaaaaaaacTGTACATTTACCTGAGCTGAGCCTGGTGTCTTCATCATACTCTGGCTTGGCGATGCAGATTTGGCCTCTTCCACAGCTCGTATGGGTGATATTGCTGGAGATGAGATAATGAAAGGCATACTCTCTCTGCTAGAAACGGGGCTTGTTCTGCATCCACCGCTTTTTACTGGACTTACTGGCGGGGTCGTGTCACAGGAAAAGAGTTTTCTGCGTAGTGACGAGGAAGACATGATCTCACAGTCAGATTTATTGTGCTCCTTGTATTGGAAGTGTTCAGAACCTGAAACAAAGTGTAAAGGAATGACAAAAAGTCTACAATATTAAACATAATTGAGGTTGCAATTTCTTCTGTTTAGGCATGGGGACGTTAAACGCATGTACGGTACCGCTAAACCCACGCATGATCCGTTAAACGTGTAACAcgcaagtcattttcaaccttcaattttcagtttttcaaTGCTAACCAACAGatgaaagtaacaaaatctgaagacgaccttaataatttacatgaaacttgctcaaaacattcattatttaatacattgaaataatgcatagtttctgacatgtttgggccGTTGACTTCGCGAATTTTGCCTTATGTACAGCGCCATTGGTACTAACATATTCTGTTAGAAATTCCGGTTTTGTGAGGTGCACTGCTCCTATCGtatattcatgaaatcttgccACCAGACAGGGCTGGGTCATTGCGTGTTAATATGTTAAACGCACGCATCACAGATGCGTTAAACGTGTAGGAaaataaatggaataacccatcccTACTTCTGTTTATCTTACTCCTACATGTATGGCTTGTATGCAAGCATCAGATAAATCAACTGAATACCAGTCACAGTGGAGTGGTTTTGATTTCATTGATCTGACATCCACCGCTTTCGCGCAGAAGTTAGTGTTGGCATATTAAAGCGCTA
Above is a genomic segment from Amphiura filiformis chromosome 17, Afil_fr2py, whole genome shotgun sequence containing:
- the LOC140136846 gene encoding uncharacterized protein yields the protein MEESSSASLSSACSMNVTQNPFDTDSLDSLHLPQCSPSVFAIKQKSTPASSVKKTPKFRWSIDQMAILHPVEIEELPYQQEDSKLDADTEEKIQAAIDKFFSQQQIIPSPWSEPKPFPRIPMSPAPTPPSGADESNHTKDVVPKPKPKTANATCQTMLTLPMDFDLEALLGSEHFQYKEHNKSDCEIMSSSSLRRKLFSCDTTPPVSPVKSGGCRTSPVSSRESMPFIISSPAISPIRAVEEAKSASPSQSMMKTPGSAQSQFSSSPIASNVTPTSRLSSSDPTELVSPCMSPIGKSNITTPLSSTAASEPTDYTKSNFNGASLPDDSSISMSIMESPIRQSSIMRTDFGSKSCASPFHHAAQDKMYESSLETWSTDLYNCASQKLSSTMNPEPVDALGLTFEPKMCSSRLIISAIQESKVHTPDIPEKSDCGRTGSKATTDEHRLYNSRPDSRNSSHTVDEYRKDYMDVHQRVPPRLPFGQSQKPVTMDEDSDSGFNTGNVSAFEPTDMEVVEGR